From a region of the Cygnus atratus isolate AKBS03 ecotype Queensland, Australia chromosome 3, CAtr_DNAZoo_HiC_assembly, whole genome shotgun sequence genome:
- the LOC118244048 gene encoding sulfotransferase 6B1-like, protein MSRNRERVIEAVESCFSENEKTSPEDMLFSYRGILYPTAFSSPETLEALKSLEIRSDDVILAGYPKTGTNWLEEMVRELESADAKYTEEEMKERINAEKELQMFPRLEFGDPGIYERMKKLPSRRIISTHLHPHLLPFSILQGKAKVLVLLRNPKDTAISYYHFYNNMPVLPSFASWDEYFAAFMNGKLAWGSYFDQLVEWNQYIDHEKIMMISYEELKEDPVLGMKKIAAFFGFSLDEENFHRIAKKTSFQAMKEKSKETHGKFGDILFRKGIVGSWRDLFSKAQNEEMDRKFEDSIGRTKLAAKIKYNVYCKA, encoded by the exons ATGagcagaaatagagaaagagTCATTGAAGCAGTGGAAAGTTGCttttcagagaatgaaaagaCTTCCCCAGAAGATATGCTGTTTTCTTACAGAGGTATTTTGTACCCTACTGCGTTTAGCAGCCCAGAAACTTTGGAAGCTCTGAAATCCCTTGAAATCAGGAGTGACGATGTGATTCTAGCAGGCTATCCTAAAACAG GAACCAACTGGCTTGAAGAAATGGTGAGGGAGCTGGAATCAGCAGATGCTAAATATAcggaagaagaaatgaaagagaggaTAAACGCTGAAAAGGAGCTACAGATGTTTCCACGTCTAGAGTTTGGAGATCCTGGAATATATGAG AGGATGAAGAAACTGCCTTCCCGAAGAATCATTTCAACCCATCTGCATCCTCATCTCCTGCCCTTCTCCATTCTCCAAGGAAAGGCTAAG GTCCTTGTGCTACTTCGGAACCCCAAAGACACGGCCATCTCCTATTACCACTTCTACAACAACATGCCAGTGCTGCCATCCTTTGCCTCCTGGGATGAGTACTTTGCAGCTTTCATGAATGGGAAAT TAGCCTGGGGATCCTACTTTGACCAGTTAGTGGAATGGAACCAATACATTGACCATGAGAAGATCATGATGATAAGCTATGAGGAACTGAAAGAG GACCCAGTACTGGGAATGAAAAAGATTGCTGCCTTCTTTGGGTTCTCCCTGGATGAggaaaattttcacagaattgcCAAGAAGACCAGTTTCCAAGCCATGAAAGAGAAATCCAAGGAAACTCATGGTAAATTTGGGGACATCCTCTTCCGTAAGG GCATTGTTGGGAGCTGGAGAGACCTCTTCTCTAAAGCTCAGAATGAAGAAATGGACCGAAAATTTGAAGACTCCATAGGGAGAACAAAGCTGGCAGCAAAGATTAAATACAATGTGTACTGCAAGGCCTGA